In a genomic window of Ascaphus truei isolate aAscTru1 unplaced genomic scaffold, aAscTru1.hap1 HAP1_SCAFFOLD_3000, whole genome shotgun sequence:
- the LOC142483140 gene encoding uncharacterized protein LOC142483140 isoform X2 — protein sequence MVGYFLMGLGFSSWLPDAKFLSPLLPHQPPLVQAIFNRNVEEVQSSLNQKENVNVLDQERRSPLHAAAYIGDIPVIELLIQSGANVNAKDSVWLTPLHRAVAARNERAVLLLVKNSADVNARDKYWQTPLHVAAANRATKCAEMLIPLLNSVNLGDRTGRTALHHAVHSGNLEMVILLLNKGANLSICDKKERQPIHWAAFLGHLEVLKLLIARGADAMSKDKKGYTPLHAAAASGQIDVVKHLLRLGVEIDEPNTFGNTALHIACYMGQDAVANELVNYGSNVNQPNEKGFTPLHFAAVSTNGALCLELLVNNGADVNFQSKEGKSPLHMAAIHGRFTRSQILIQNGGEIDCADKYGNTPLHVAARYGHELLISTLMTNGADTAR from the exons ATGGTGGGGTATTTCCTGATGGGTCTTGGTTTCAGTAGCTGGTTACCTGATGCCAAGTTTCTCTCTCCACTTCTCCCTCACCAGCCTCCACTGGTCCAAGCAATATTCAACCGCAACGTAGAGGAAGTACAGTCATCGTTGAACCAGAAGGAAAATGTCAACGTGTTG GACCAAGAGAGACGCTCTCCCCTGCATGCTGCTGCCTACATAGGAGACATCCCAGTTATTGAACTATTAATACAGTCCG GTGCTAATGTAAACGCAAAAGATTCGGTCTGGCTTACTCCCTTACACCGGGCTGTGGCAGCACGCAACGAG AGGGCAGTCTTACTCCTGGTGAAGAACTCTGCCGATGTCAATGCCCGGGACAAGTACTGGCAAACTCCCCTGCACGTCGCTGCTGCCAACAGAGCAACCAAATGTGCAGAGATGTTAATCCCTCTGCTGAACAGTGTCAACCTGGGGGACCGCACGGGGCGCACAGCCCTTCATCATGCTGTGCACAGTGGCAACTTGGAG aTGGTGATCTTGCTCTTGAACAAGGGGGCCAACCTGAGCATATGTGACAAGAAGGAGCGGCAGCCTATTCACTGGGCAGCTTTCCTGG GTCACCTGGAGGTGCTGAAGCTGCTGATCGCTCGGGGAGCTGACGCCATGTCAAAGGACAAGAAGGGTTACACACCGCTCCATGCAGCGGCCGCTAGTGGGCAGATTGATGTGGTGAAGCATTTGCTGAGGCTCGGCGTGGAG ATTGATGAGCCCAACACCTTTGGGAACACTGCCCTGCACATCGCCTGTTACATGGGTCAGGACGCTGTGGCCAATGAACTGGTCAACTACGGCTCCAATGTCAACCAGCCCAACGAGAAGGGCTTCACCCCACTGCACTTTGCTGCCGTCTCCACCAATGGGGCTCTCTGCCTGGAGCTACTCGTCAACAATGGGGCTGACGTCAACTTCCAg AGTAAAGAAGGGAAGAGCCCTTTGCATATGGCAGCCATCCATGGAAGGTTTACCCGCTCCCAGATTCTGATACAGAATG GTGGTGAAATTGACTGCGCTGATAAATACGGCAATACCCCTTTGCATGTCGCTGCTAGATACGGGCATGAGCTGCTAATTAGTACGTTGATGACAAATGGTGCTGATACTGCCAGGTGA